A genomic segment from Labrus bergylta chromosome 3, fLabBer1.1, whole genome shotgun sequence encodes:
- the LOC136178620 gene encoding putative nuclease HARBI1, with the protein MKRVVHLPAADELEGIGEGFAHLAGSHAFCRVAGSIDGTHIRIKPPAANKEDYLNRKLFHSIQLLVVCGHKGRFLNTYTGLPGSVHDAGSCGGVLCTYTNSTSHMAGVLLGMGVSLPGCTNQPDDPIQGAGAKPCSYNWHHAKARCVVERAIGMMKTRWRSIFLKALEIKPTFVPAAVSTCVFLHNLSINNGDLVEPEVEEGSFHDQGDDHPNNPDDQTPGDNMRDRLAPEVFAPIGVIQALEDRNY; encoded by the exons ATGAAGAGGGTGGTTCATCTgcctgctgctgatgagctaGAGGGAATAGGGGAAGGCTTTGCCCACCTGGCTGGCTCTCATGCCTTCTGCAGAGTGGCTGGCAGCATTGATGGGACACACATTAGAATCAAGCCACCTGCAGCAAACAAAGAAGACTACCTTAACAG GAAGCTCTTCCATTCCATTCAGCTGCTGGTGGTGTGTGGTCACAAAGGCCGCTTCCTTAATACATATACAG GACTTCCAGGCTCTGTCCACGATGCAGGATCCTGCGGTGGAGTTCTCTGTACGTACACCAACTCTACCTCCCACATGGCTGGTGTATTGTTGGGGATGGGGGTATCCCTGCCTGGCTGCACCAATCAGCCTGATGACCCCATTCAGGGAGCCGGTGCaaaaccctgttcatacaacTGGCATCATGCCAAAGCACGGTGTGTGGTGGAAAGGGCAATTGGCATGATGAAGACGCGGTGGCGCAGCATCTTCCTCAAGGCCCTGGAG ATCAAGCCAACCTTTGTTCCAGCAGCGGTGTCGACCTGTGTCTTCCTCCACAACCTCTCCATCAACAATGGGGATTTGGTGGAgccagaggtggaggaggggtcCTTCCATGACCAGGGTGATGACCACCCGAACAACCCTGATGATCAAACACCAGGGGACAACATGAGGGACAGGCTGGCACCAGAAGTTTTTGCACCTATTGGGGTCATCCAAGCACTGGAGGACCGTAactattaa